The genomic region GAGCCGTCGGTGACGGCGCGGATCCGTCCCCGCCGGGCGAGGTCGCGGATGGTCCCGACCACCTGGGGCACCAGCAGGCTGGCGTCTGAGGACGTGGGCAGCCGGGGCAGCATGCGCAGGGTGATCTGTGCGGCCATCAGCGGCGGCTGGTTGGCGGGTCCGGTCCGCCACCAGTGGTCGATGATCGCCAGGACGGCGTCCTCGGTCCCGCGCCCGTTGTCCACGTTCCCCCCTCGGCCGGCCGGGCCGTCGCCGGAGCACCCCTCTCCGATGCCGACGGCCAGGGACGGCACTAGAGGAACGGTATCGCGTTTGGAAAGTGCACGGCGCAGGTAGTGCGGGGGGCCCGGCAGGGGGACCTCAGGCGGCCTGCCGCTCCTCGACGTCGCGTGGCTCCGCGACCTCGCGCTTGATCTGGAACCAGCGTCCGGAGAGGAAGGTGCGGGCGGCGATCGCCGAGCGCTTGCGCTCCTCGTCCCAGAGGCGGCGGTAGTGCCTGTAGACCGGGCCCTTGACGGCGCGGTTGGTCAGCGCAAGGGACTTGGGACGGGTGTCGTAGCCCATGCGCGCGATGGCCTCGATCCAGGCCTGGCCGAACTCGAAGGTGGCGAACATTCCCATGGCGCGAAGTATCCGGAGGCTCCGGCGATCCTTCCGGTGCCGTGACCGGGTCGGGAGCCGACCGTCATGCCGCCGTGGCACCACTCGAACCGGCCGCGTCAACCGCCCCGACCTCGGTGCTCGGCGTGCTCGAGGATGCCCACGATGTGGGCGCGGATCGCCTCCTCGACCATCCCCAGCAGCCCGCGCTGGGCGTTGGCCGAGGCGGCGGCGTCGGAGTCGAGACGGTGCAGCAGCGCGGGCCCGAGCACCGGCCCGCCGGCCGCGGCACCGGGCGCCGCTGGCGGAGGCATCGGGAGTGCGGCGCCGGGTGGAGCCGCCGGCGGCGCCCCGGGAGCGGCGGGCCGGCCCCACGGGGTGATCACCCGGCCGGCCTGGTGGGCGCCGTCGAGGGCGAGGCGGGCGCCGAGCACGGCCACGGCGGCGAGCAGGGCGAGGTCGGCGACCAGGACGAGGCGGAACCAGCGGGGCATCATGGCCGTCAGCATACACTGATATGTGTAGGTCGTCACGCCGTCGCGGGTGCGGCGGCAGCTTCGCGGGTCGGGGCGGTCGCAGAGCTCTTGCTAGCATCCCCGCTGGCCGCCTCCCGGGCGGCAGCCGCCCCGACATGGAGCTCCCCGTGCTGGTCCAGCGCCACAACGGCCGCGGCCTCGCGGCGGCGACGACGCGCGTCGTCGTCCTCGGGACCGACGTCGGGCCCGAGCGCGAGGCGGTGCTGCGGGCGCTGCTCCTGCCCGCGGAGGTGACGGTGAGCCGCGCCGGCCTCCCCGCCGACCTCGAGCGGGCCGACGCCGTGATCATCGACGGCGCCCCCGCCGAGCTCACCGCCGCCGGCGCCCGCCGGCTGCTCGACCACGTCGCCCGCGGCGCCGCGCTGCTCGCCCTGGCGCCGCCGCCCGAGGCGGTGGCCCAGGGCCCGCTCGGGGAGCTGCTCGGCCTCGCCGCCACCGGCCCGGCGCTGCCCGAGGCCGAGGTGTTCGCGGCGCGCGCCGCCGAGAGCGCCCTGACCCGGCGCCTCGACGCCGAGTTCCCGGTCGTCGACTCCTTCCTCCCGCTCGACCCCCGCGGCGGCGCCCGCACCGTGCTCACCGTGAGCGTCGCCCTCCGCCCCCGCCCCGCCCTGGTCGAGACCGTGGCCGGGGCCGGCCGGGTCGTGGTGAGCGGGCTCGGCGGCACCACCGCGGCGCTCCGCAATCCCCAGCTCGCCACCGCGCTCCGCCGCGCCGTGCTCGGCGCCGCCGGGGTGGAGCGCGACCTCGGCGTCGGCCTGGTCGGCTATGGGCCGCTGGGAGGGATGGGCCACAGCCACGGCCTCGCCGTCGACGCCACCCCGGGGCTGGTGCTGGCCACGGTCTGCGACAGCGTTCCCGCCCGCTGCGCGGCGGCGCGCGCCGACTTCCCGGCGGTGCGCACCGTCGACACCGTCGCCGAGCTCGCCGCCGACCCCAGCGTCGACATCGTGGTCATCGCCACCCCGCCGGCGCTCCACGCCGAGCTCGCGCTGGCGATGCTCCGGGCGGGCAAGCACGTGGTCTGCGAGAAGCCGCTGTGCCTCCGGGTCGCCGACGCAGACCTCCTCATCGAGACCGCGCGGAGCCACGCCGCGGTGCTCACCGTGAACCAGAACCGCCGCTGGGACCAGGACTTCACCGCGCTGCGCGCCGCCGTCGACGCCGGCGAGGTGGGCGAGGTCTTCAACGTCGAGACCTTCGTGGGCGGCTTCGAGCACCCCTGCCGCGCCTGGCACTCCGATGTCTCCCTCTCCGGGGGAGCGGTGTACGACTGGGGCTCGCACCACCTCGACTGGATCCTCCAGCTGCTGCCGGGGATGCCCGAGACGGTCGCGACCACCGGCCACAAGCGGGTCTGGCACGACGTCACCAACCTGGACCAGGTGCGGGTCCGCCTGGGCTGGGCCGACGGCCGTGAGGCCCAGTTCCTCCAGTCCGACATCGCCGCCGTGCGGCCGCCGAAGTTCTACGTGCAGGGCACCTCGGGGACGCTCGCGGGCTGGTACCGGCCGCTGACCACCGAGCGCATCGAGGCCGGCCGCGGCTACGTCAGCGAGACCGCCCACCACGCCGAGGCGCCGGTGGAGCTGGTGCTGCGCCGCTACCGCAGCGGGATGGGCACCACCGAGACCCGCATCCCGCCCGCGCCGGAGCGCCGCTTCGCCTTCCACCGCAACCTCGCCGACCACCTCCAGCTCGGCGAGCCGCTGGCGGTGACCGCGGAGTCGGTGCGCCGGGTGATCGCCGTGCTCGAGGCCGCACACCACTCCGGACTGGCCGGCGGCGCGCCGCTGGCCCCGGGGGCGGCGCTGCTCGGCGCGGCGGGATGAGCGATCCGGTCCGCTGGGGGGTGATCGGCGCCACCTCGTGGGTGGCCCGCGCCGCGGTGCTCCCGGCGATGCGGGAGAGCCCGCGCGCGGAGCTGGTCGCGGTCGCCTCTCGCGACCCCGACGCCGGCCGGCGGGTGGCGATGGCCACCGGTGCGCGCCGGGCCCACTCCAGCTACGAGGCGGTGCTCGAGGACCCCGAGGTCGAGGCGGTGTACATCCCCCTGCCCACCGGCCTGCACCGGCGCTGGACCGAGCGCGCCGCCGCCGCCGGCCGGCACGTCCTCTGCGAGAAGCCGCTGGCCTGCTGCGGCGACGACGCCCGGGCGATGCACGCCGCCTGCGAGGCGGCCGGGGTGCGGCTGCTCGAGGCGTACATGACCGGCTTCCATCCCCGTCACCGCGCCGCCGTCGAGCTGGCCCGCGGCGGCGAGCTCGGCGAGCTCCGCTCGATGCGCAGCGTGTTCACCTTCCCGCTCACCGACGCCGCCAACCACCGCTGGCTCGAGGCCATG from Candidatus Dormiibacterota bacterium harbors:
- a CDS encoding Gfo/Idh/MocA family oxidoreductase — its product is MELPVLVQRHNGRGLAAATTRVVVLGTDVGPEREAVLRALLLPAEVTVSRAGLPADLERADAVIIDGAPAELTAAGARRLLDHVARGAALLALAPPPEAVAQGPLGELLGLAATGPALPEAEVFAARAAESALTRRLDAEFPVVDSFLPLDPRGGARTVLTVSVALRPRPALVETVAGAGRVVVSGLGGTTAALRNPQLATALRRAVLGAAGVERDLGVGLVGYGPLGGMGHSHGLAVDATPGLVLATVCDSVPARCAAARADFPAVRTVDTVAELAADPSVDIVVIATPPALHAELALAMLRAGKHVVCEKPLCLRVADADLLIETARSHAAVLTVNQNRRWDQDFTALRAAVDAGEVGEVFNVETFVGGFEHPCRAWHSDVSLSGGAVYDWGSHHLDWILQLLPGMPETVATTGHKRVWHDVTNLDQVRVRLGWADGREAQFLQSDIAAVRPPKFYVQGTSGTLAGWYRPLTTERIEAGRGYVSETAHHAEAPVELVLRRYRSGMGTTETRIPPAPERRFAFHRNLADHLQLGEPLAVTAESVRRVIAVLEAAHHSGLAGGAPLAPGAALLGAAG
- a CDS encoding Gfo/Idh/MocA family oxidoreductase — encoded protein: MSDPVRWGVIGATSWVARAAVLPAMRESPRAELVAVASRDPDAGRRVAMATGARRAHSSYEAVLEDPEVEAVYIPLPTGLHRRWTERAAAAGRHVLCEKPLACCGDDARAMHAACEAAGVRLLEAYMTGFHPRHRAAVELARGGELGELRSMRSVFTFPLTDAANHRWLEAMGGGALLDVGVYCLTPLLEVAGRPPLRVAAACSRGGDGVDASLRGWLDFGDGLVATVECSFEAPERQLLEVAGTDAVLTVERPFTCGPADTTLRLLHRDGTTETRRSPAVNAYREMVDAAWTELRRPAAAPPSRFRGATDTLAVAALCDRLREAAAGAGGAPNPG